A single genomic interval of Prionailurus viverrinus isolate Anna chromosome A2, UM_Priviv_1.0, whole genome shotgun sequence harbors:
- the CHERP gene encoding calcium homeostasis endoplasmic reticulum protein isoform X1 gives MEMPLPPDDQELRNVIDKLAQFVARNGPEFEKMTMEKQKDNPKFSFLFGGEFYSYYKCKLALEQQQLICKQQAPELEPAAALPPLPQPPLAPAAPIPPAQGAPSMDELIQQSQWNLQQQEQHLLALRQEQVTAAVAHAVEQQMQKLLEETQLDMNEFDNLLQPIIDTCTKDAISAGKNWMFSNAKSPPHCELMAGHLRNRITADGAHFELRLHLIYLINDVLHHWALTRGRSLPHSQRKQARELLAALQKVVVPIYCTSFLAVEEDKQQKIARLLQLWEKNGYFDDSIIQQLQSPALGLGQYQATLINEYSSVVQPVQLAFQQQIQTLKTQHEEFVNSLAQQQQQQQQQQQQQQIQMPQMEAEVKATPPPPAPPPAPTPTPAIPPTTQPDDSKPPIQMPGSSEYDASGGVQDPAAAGPRGPGPHDQIPPNKPPWFDQPHPVAPWGQQQPPEQPPYPHHQGGPPHCPPWNNSHEGMWGEQRGDPGWNGQRDAPWNSQPDPNWNSQFEGPWNSQHEQPPWGGGQREPPFRMQRPPHFRGPFPPHQQHPQFNQPPHPHNFNRFPPRFMQDDFPPRHPFERPPYPHRFDYPQGDFPAEMGPPHHHPGHRMPHPGINEHPPWGGPQHPDFGPPPHGFNGQPPHMRRQGPPHINHDDPSLVPNVPYFDLPAGLMAPLVKLEDHEYKPLDPKDIRLPPPMPPSERLLAAVEAFYSPPSHDRPRNSEGWEQNGLYEFFRAKMRARRRKGQEKRNSGPSRSRSRSKSRGRSSSRSNSRSSKSSGSYSRSRSRSCSRSYSRSRSRSRSRSRSSRSRSRSRSRSRSKSYSPGRRRRSRSRSPTPPSSAGLGSNSAPPIPDSRLGEENKGHQMLVKMGWSGSGGLGVKEQGIQDPIKGGDVRDKWDQYKGVGVALDDPYENYRRNKSYSFIARMKARDECK, from the exons ATGGAGATGCCCCTGCCGCCCGACG ACCAGGAGCTTCGAAATGTCATCGACAAGCTGGCCCAGTTCGTGGCTCGCAACGGGCCCGAGTTTGAGAAGATGACGATGGAAAAGCAGAAGGACAACCCGAAATTCTCGTTTCTGTTCGGAGGCGAGTTCTACAGTTACTACAAGTGCAAGTTGGCGCTGGAGCAGCAGCAGC TCATCTGCAAGCAGCAGGCCCCAGAGCTGGAGCCGGCCGCAGCCCTGCCGCCCCTGCCGCAGCCCCCGCTGGCCCCGGCTGCGCCCATCCCGCCGGCCCAGGGAGCCCCATCCATGGACGAGCTCATCCAGCAGAGCCAGTGGAACctgcagcagcaggagcagcaccTGTTAGCTCTCAGACAG GAGCAGGTGACAGCGGCCGTGGCCCACGCAGTGGAGCAGCAGATGCAGAAGCTCCTGGAGGAGACCCAGCTGGACATGAATGAGTTTGACAACCTGCTTCAACCCATCATCGACACCTGTACCAAAGATGCCATCTCG GCCGGGAAGAACTGGATGTTTAGCAACGCCAAGTCCCCTCCTCACTGCGAGCTGATGGCGGGCCACCTCCGGAACCGCATCACAGCCGACGGGGCACACTTCGAGTTGCGGCTGCACCTCATCTACCTGATCAACGACGTGCTGCACCACTG GGCCCTGACGCGCGGAAGGTCTCTCCCTCACAGCCAGCGCAAGCAGGCCAGGGAGCTGCTGGCCGCCCTGCAGAAAGTCGTGGTGCCCATCTACTGCACCAGCTTCTTGGCCGTGGAGGAGGACAAGCAGCAGAAGATCGCCCGG CTCCTGCAGCTCTGGGAGAAGAACGGCTACTTTGACGACTCCATCATCCAGCAGCTACAGAGCCCAGCCCTGGGGCTCGGCCAGTACCAG gcGACACTCATCAACGAGTACTCCTCGGTGGTCCAGCCGGTGCAGCTAGCTTTCCAGCAGCAGATCCAGACCCTCAAGACGCAGCACGAGGAGTTTGTCAACAGCCtggcccagcagcagcagcaacagcagcagcagcagcagcagcagcagatcCAAATGCCACAGATGGAAGCTGAAGTCAAGGCCACCCCGCCGCCGCCTGCCCCGCCTCCggcccccacacccacccctgccATCCCGCCAACCACCCAGCCTG ATGACAGCAAGCCTCCCATCCAGATGCCTGGCTCCTCTGAGTACGACGCCTCCGGGGGAGTCCAGGATCCTGCCGCTGCCGGCCCCCGGGGCCCTGGACCCCACGATCAGATCCCACCTAACAAGCCCCCGTGGTTTGACCAGCCTCATCCCGTGGCTCCTTGGGGCCAGCAGCAG CCTCCCGAGCAGCCCCCCTACCCGCACCACCAGGGCGGGCCGCCCCACTGCCCACCCTGGAACAACAGCCATGAGGGCATGTGGGGCGAGCAGCGTGGGGACCCCGGCTGGAACGGCCAGCGGGACGCGCCCTGGAACAGCCAGCCCGACCCCAACTGGAACAGCCAGTTCGAGGGCCCCTGGAACAGCCAGCACGAGCAGCCTCCATGGGGCGGAGGCCAGCGCGAGCCGCCCTTCCGCATGCAGCGGCCGCCCCACTTCCGGGGACCCTTCCCGCCCCACCAGCAGCACCCACAGTTCAACCAGCCGCCGCACCCCCACAACTTCAACCGCTTCCCACCTCGCTTCATGCAGGACGACTTTCCCCCGCGGCACCCCTTCGAGCGGCCGCCCTACCCCCACCGCTTCGACTACCCCCAGGGGGACTTCCCCGCTG AGATGGgaccccctcaccaccaccctggCCACCGCATGCCTCATCCTGGGATCAACGAGCACCCACCTTGGGGTGGGCCCCAGCACCCCGACTTCGGCCCTCCTCCCCACGGCTTCAATGGGCAGCCCCCCCACATGCGGCGACAGGGCCCTCCCCACATCAACCATGATGACCCTAGCCTGGTCCCCAACGTGCCCTACTTCGATCTGCCTGCCGGGCTGATGGCGCCCCTCGTGAAG CTGGAAGACCATGAGTACAAGCCTTTGGACCCAAAAGACAtccgcctcccaccccccatgccGCCCAGCGAGAGGCTGCTGGCGGCTGTGGAGGCCTTTTACAGCCCTCCGTCCCACGACAGGCCCAGGAACAG CGAAGGCTGGGAGCAGAACGGCCTCTATGAGTTCTTTCGAGCAAAGATGCGGGCGCGGCGGAGGAAGGGCCAGGAAAAGCGGAACAG TGGACCCTCACGGTCTCGGAGCAGATCCAAGAGCCGAGGGCGCTCTTCCTCCCGCTCCAACTCAAGGTCGTCCAAGTCCTCGGGCTCGTACTCCAGGTCCAGATCTCGCTCCTGCTCCCGCTCCTATTCCCGCTCCCGCTCCAG GAGCCGCAGCCGGTCTCGCTCCTCCCGGAGCCGCTCCCGCTCACGGTCCCGCTCCCGCTCCAAGTCCTACTCCCCGGGACGGAGACGCCGGTCGCGGTCCAGGAGCCCCACCCCGCC TTCCTCGGCTGGTCTGGGTTCTAATTCAGCACCTCCTATTCCTGATTCAAGGCTcggggaagaaaacaaaggacatCAGATGCTGGTGAAAATGG GCTGGAGTGGATCTGGTGGCCTCGGCGTGAAAGAGCAAGGGATCCAGGACCCCATCAAGGGGGGGGACGTCCGGGACAAGTGGGACCAGTACAAGGGTGTGGGCGTGGCCCTGGACGACCCCTACGAGAACTACCGCAGGAACAAGAGCTACTCCTTCATCGCCCGCATGAAGGCCAGGGACGAGTGCAAGTAG
- the CHERP gene encoding calcium homeostasis endoplasmic reticulum protein isoform X2: MEMPLPPDDQELRNVIDKLAQFVARNGPEFEKMTMEKQKDNPKFSFLFGGEFYSYYKCKLALEQQQLICKQQAPELEPAAALPPLPQPPLAPAAPIPPAQGAPSMDELIQQSQWNLQQQEQHLLALRQEQVTAAVAHAVEQQMQKLLEETQLDMNEFDNLLQPIIDTCTKDAISAGKNWMFSNAKSPPHCELMAGHLRNRITADGAHFELRLHLIYLINDVLHHCQRKQARELLAALQKVVVPIYCTSFLAVEEDKQQKIARLLQLWEKNGYFDDSIIQQLQSPALGLGQYQATLINEYSSVVQPVQLAFQQQIQTLKTQHEEFVNSLAQQQQQQQQQQQQQQIQMPQMEAEVKATPPPPAPPPAPTPTPAIPPTTQPDDSKPPIQMPGSSEYDASGGVQDPAAAGPRGPGPHDQIPPNKPPWFDQPHPVAPWGQQQPPEQPPYPHHQGGPPHCPPWNNSHEGMWGEQRGDPGWNGQRDAPWNSQPDPNWNSQFEGPWNSQHEQPPWGGGQREPPFRMQRPPHFRGPFPPHQQHPQFNQPPHPHNFNRFPPRFMQDDFPPRHPFERPPYPHRFDYPQGDFPAEMGPPHHHPGHRMPHPGINEHPPWGGPQHPDFGPPPHGFNGQPPHMRRQGPPHINHDDPSLVPNVPYFDLPAGLMAPLVKLEDHEYKPLDPKDIRLPPPMPPSERLLAAVEAFYSPPSHDRPRNSEGWEQNGLYEFFRAKMRARRRKGQEKRNSGPSRSRSRSKSRGRSSSRSNSRSSKSSGSYSRSRSRSCSRSYSRSRSRSRSRSRSSRSRSRSRSRSRSKSYSPGRRRRSRSRSPTPPSSAGLGSNSAPPIPDSRLGEENKGHQMLVKMGWSGSGGLGVKEQGIQDPIKGGDVRDKWDQYKGVGVALDDPYENYRRNKSYSFIARMKARDECK; encoded by the exons ATGGAGATGCCCCTGCCGCCCGACG ACCAGGAGCTTCGAAATGTCATCGACAAGCTGGCCCAGTTCGTGGCTCGCAACGGGCCCGAGTTTGAGAAGATGACGATGGAAAAGCAGAAGGACAACCCGAAATTCTCGTTTCTGTTCGGAGGCGAGTTCTACAGTTACTACAAGTGCAAGTTGGCGCTGGAGCAGCAGCAGC TCATCTGCAAGCAGCAGGCCCCAGAGCTGGAGCCGGCCGCAGCCCTGCCGCCCCTGCCGCAGCCCCCGCTGGCCCCGGCTGCGCCCATCCCGCCGGCCCAGGGAGCCCCATCCATGGACGAGCTCATCCAGCAGAGCCAGTGGAACctgcagcagcaggagcagcaccTGTTAGCTCTCAGACAG GAGCAGGTGACAGCGGCCGTGGCCCACGCAGTGGAGCAGCAGATGCAGAAGCTCCTGGAGGAGACCCAGCTGGACATGAATGAGTTTGACAACCTGCTTCAACCCATCATCGACACCTGTACCAAAGATGCCATCTCG GCCGGGAAGAACTGGATGTTTAGCAACGCCAAGTCCCCTCCTCACTGCGAGCTGATGGCGGGCCACCTCCGGAACCGCATCACAGCCGACGGGGCACACTTCGAGTTGCGGCTGCACCTCATCTACCTGATCAACGACGTGCTGCACCACTG CCAGCGCAAGCAGGCCAGGGAGCTGCTGGCCGCCCTGCAGAAAGTCGTGGTGCCCATCTACTGCACCAGCTTCTTGGCCGTGGAGGAGGACAAGCAGCAGAAGATCGCCCGG CTCCTGCAGCTCTGGGAGAAGAACGGCTACTTTGACGACTCCATCATCCAGCAGCTACAGAGCCCAGCCCTGGGGCTCGGCCAGTACCAG gcGACACTCATCAACGAGTACTCCTCGGTGGTCCAGCCGGTGCAGCTAGCTTTCCAGCAGCAGATCCAGACCCTCAAGACGCAGCACGAGGAGTTTGTCAACAGCCtggcccagcagcagcagcaacagcagcagcagcagcagcagcagcagatcCAAATGCCACAGATGGAAGCTGAAGTCAAGGCCACCCCGCCGCCGCCTGCCCCGCCTCCggcccccacacccacccctgccATCCCGCCAACCACCCAGCCTG ATGACAGCAAGCCTCCCATCCAGATGCCTGGCTCCTCTGAGTACGACGCCTCCGGGGGAGTCCAGGATCCTGCCGCTGCCGGCCCCCGGGGCCCTGGACCCCACGATCAGATCCCACCTAACAAGCCCCCGTGGTTTGACCAGCCTCATCCCGTGGCTCCTTGGGGCCAGCAGCAG CCTCCCGAGCAGCCCCCCTACCCGCACCACCAGGGCGGGCCGCCCCACTGCCCACCCTGGAACAACAGCCATGAGGGCATGTGGGGCGAGCAGCGTGGGGACCCCGGCTGGAACGGCCAGCGGGACGCGCCCTGGAACAGCCAGCCCGACCCCAACTGGAACAGCCAGTTCGAGGGCCCCTGGAACAGCCAGCACGAGCAGCCTCCATGGGGCGGAGGCCAGCGCGAGCCGCCCTTCCGCATGCAGCGGCCGCCCCACTTCCGGGGACCCTTCCCGCCCCACCAGCAGCACCCACAGTTCAACCAGCCGCCGCACCCCCACAACTTCAACCGCTTCCCACCTCGCTTCATGCAGGACGACTTTCCCCCGCGGCACCCCTTCGAGCGGCCGCCCTACCCCCACCGCTTCGACTACCCCCAGGGGGACTTCCCCGCTG AGATGGgaccccctcaccaccaccctggCCACCGCATGCCTCATCCTGGGATCAACGAGCACCCACCTTGGGGTGGGCCCCAGCACCCCGACTTCGGCCCTCCTCCCCACGGCTTCAATGGGCAGCCCCCCCACATGCGGCGACAGGGCCCTCCCCACATCAACCATGATGACCCTAGCCTGGTCCCCAACGTGCCCTACTTCGATCTGCCTGCCGGGCTGATGGCGCCCCTCGTGAAG CTGGAAGACCATGAGTACAAGCCTTTGGACCCAAAAGACAtccgcctcccaccccccatgccGCCCAGCGAGAGGCTGCTGGCGGCTGTGGAGGCCTTTTACAGCCCTCCGTCCCACGACAGGCCCAGGAACAG CGAAGGCTGGGAGCAGAACGGCCTCTATGAGTTCTTTCGAGCAAAGATGCGGGCGCGGCGGAGGAAGGGCCAGGAAAAGCGGAACAG TGGACCCTCACGGTCTCGGAGCAGATCCAAGAGCCGAGGGCGCTCTTCCTCCCGCTCCAACTCAAGGTCGTCCAAGTCCTCGGGCTCGTACTCCAGGTCCAGATCTCGCTCCTGCTCCCGCTCCTATTCCCGCTCCCGCTCCAG GAGCCGCAGCCGGTCTCGCTCCTCCCGGAGCCGCTCCCGCTCACGGTCCCGCTCCCGCTCCAAGTCCTACTCCCCGGGACGGAGACGCCGGTCGCGGTCCAGGAGCCCCACCCCGCC TTCCTCGGCTGGTCTGGGTTCTAATTCAGCACCTCCTATTCCTGATTCAAGGCTcggggaagaaaacaaaggacatCAGATGCTGGTGAAAATGG GCTGGAGTGGATCTGGTGGCCTCGGCGTGAAAGAGCAAGGGATCCAGGACCCCATCAAGGGGGGGGACGTCCGGGACAAGTGGGACCAGTACAAGGGTGTGGGCGTGGCCCTGGACGACCCCTACGAGAACTACCGCAGGAACAAGAGCTACTCCTTCATCGCCCGCATGAAGGCCAGGGACGAGTGCAAGTAG